CCCGACTCCCTCCGCCCCGACTTAATCCAAATCTGAACTCCCCCTCTCCAAACCCTAATTCGAATggcgacggaggaggaggaggcggcggcgcccgcgaggGAGATGCCAACGGTGGAACCGCAGGTGTGGAAGGCCTGCGCCGGCACGGCCGCGCGCATCCCCGCCGTGGGATCCCGCGTGTACTACTTCCCCCAGGGCCACGCCGAGCAGGCCGGCTCCCGGCCCGACTTCTCCACCCTCCCGTCCCTCTTTAACGCCGTCCTCTGTCGGATCTCCGCCGTCCGCCTCCACGCTAGTCCTGAGACGGACGAGGTTTTCGCTTGCATCAGCCTCGACCCCCGCGTTCCTTCCGCCGACGTGCCGCTGCCGGGGTACATGACCCCCTCCTCTCGCCCGTCACTGCCGGAGGTCGCAGATGGAGGCGGCGGTGGCTTCGTCTCCTTCGCCAAGATCCTCACCCCCAGCGACGCTAACAATGGGGGCGGGTTTTCGGTGCCGAGGTTCTGCGCTGACTCGATCTTTCCCCGTCTCGACTTCAACGCCTATCCGCCGGCGCAGTTCATCTTGGTCTACGACGTCCACGGGAATCACTGGAAGTTTCGGCACATCTACCGTGGGACTCCGCGGCGCCATCTCCTGACCACCGGATGGAGCAAGTTCGTTAACTCTAAGAAGCTCATCGCCGGCGACTCGGTGGTGTTCATGAGAAACTCATCTGGCCAGATCTTGGTTGGCATCCGCCGCACCAGCCGTTTCTGCGGCCCTTTGGACTATTCTCCCTGCGGCCCATCAGCCGCGGCCCTAGTGAATAGAGGTAGCCTCCTCGCCGGTACCGAGGGATTCTCTAGCAACGCTAGAGGTAGAGTTCCCGCCACATCGGTGGTGGCGGCGGTTAGATTGGCTGGGATGGATCTCCCTTTCAAGGTCTTATACTACGCGAGGGCTGGATCTTCAGACTTTGTGGTGGCGGcggaatcagtggaagttgcgatGAGCGTGCGTTGGACTACTGGAATGCGGGTTAGGATGTCGGTGGAGACGGAGGACTCAGCGAGGATGACTTGGTACGAGGGCAGAGTATCCTCAGTGAGGATGAATAGCGTGGACCTGTGGCCACGCTCGCCATGGCGAATGCTTGAGGTACGAGTTCTTTTACCTCTCATGCTTCGGTTATTCATGTGATCGGTTGCTGGATTCGCTTTCTTTGTTCGTTTATTGTTGTTGATTTGCTATCGTTGAAGCTAGTTCGATCGATCCTCGGTAGTGGTAGGCTTCGGTCTTTTTCACATCATTTCAAATTTGCTTTgttccttttttgttttctttgttgGATTGAAAATAGTTGTTTAGTTTTATCCATCAAGTAATAGTTAATTTTGGCGTTTGGTCCGAACTTGCGGGTTTACAGTTGAATAATATAtctactttcttttttttttataggtgGGTGCTACTACAGCACTATCAATGACTGGGTCTCATTATgacattaatataaatatttggTGACAGTTAATGCATTCACACATCACCGTCCAATACATTTTCCTTCACAATATAATTCTACAGTTTGATCTTAGTCTAGAGTTGGGGCATCAGCCGGCTTTCTGATTGTGTTCTATCATTCAGTTTAGAGAAGTGGTTAGCAATCGCTAAGTCTTGCATGGCACCTGAGTGTCTTGCAGTAACTGCAGGCGACGCCTTCATAGAGTCAGTACATTTCAGAACAAACGAACAGAAGCAACAAAAAGATGGGATTCTTCATCTCCTAATTGACCTAACAAGACAAAGAATTTGATTTCCGACCATTAGAATTGAACGAGTTTCATCCATCCCAAAAATCAACATGCACCCCAGCATATCTTATTTGCTTAGACTTATTATCATGTGAATGTCTGCTTTTGGTTAGCCTATGTCATGAACTCTGTTGGTCCAGTATTAAAAGAAGTCAAAGATCTGATGCTAGTGTCAGGACAATGATTATGGTATGACAAGTATGGTAGAAATTTCACCATGCTAGTCATTTATGACAGCAGATTGGAGATGCTGATTCTGCCAGGTCTGCAGTTGGTCAGCGGCTGAGCCTGTGCAAGGTGTATCTGCGCAAATAAGTATTGTGAAACAGCTGATATGTACCATTCATGCTCCTGTTCCTATGGCAtaatatgaaatgacttgtatcttGATCCTTGGTTTTATCTTAAGTGTATTTATGGAAATTATATTCTACAAAAATCTTACTAACAGTCTTGAAGAAAATAAGAAATGAATGTTACACAACACTGTTCTTCCGCTACCTCTATCCTGTTTCATGGTGTTACCATAGGTGCTTGGCTAGCCTTCCAGTTTCCAAGTACCTTAATACTCTTTGAGGTACTTAATGCTTTTCAAGATACATGTAAGATTTTCGACTGTTTCTAGTGGGAACCAAATGTATCTAGCAAGTGCCATTAGCTTCACATGTTTATGTCCTTGGTTCTTCAATAACAAATGAGGTCTAGGTGTTTGATATCTCTTTGTGAAACATAACACTGGAACTTGTACATTGTACCTTAGCTTCCATCTTTCTTATGTCTTATGCAGATACACTCCAAGAAGTGCTACTGCTGTTGTAAGACTGCACCAAATATCTTTACCACATCACTATGTTATCTTGAATTCCCATGATAAAGTCCTTGAAACTAGACAATCTTTTCATGATGTTGTCCTAATGGTACATGGAACCTTTTAAAACAATATTAGATGATGTGCTTGTCCTGAAATTTACTGCTTTATAACCCAATTTTAGattattatgatgatgatgatgatgatgataagtaTTAGCATTTTCTTTACTTCCTAGTTTTTATCAAATTGGCTCTAGCCAAAACTTATTTTCTGCAGTGGtaatttatcatagttagatttATCTCCAATCTTAAGATGTAAAGCATTATTGGAACCTGATTTTCTTCACACTGGACCAAGTTTCTTGAacaaaagcaattcaaagttgTTACTTCAACCATCTTCAATGAAGACAAATGGGATTGCTCAGTTCTATGTTGGCCTTAGAAGGAA
This genomic stretch from Musa acuminata AAA Group cultivar baxijiao chromosome BXJ3-9, Cavendish_Baxijiao_AAA, whole genome shotgun sequence harbors:
- the LOC135649916 gene encoding auxin response factor 17-like; this translates as MATEEEEAAAPAREMPTVEPQVWKACAGTAARIPAVGSRVYYFPQGHAEQAGSRPDFSTLPSLFNAVLCRISAVRLHASPETDEVFACISLDPRVPSADVPLPGYMTPSSRPSLPEVADGGGGGFVSFAKILTPSDANNGGGFSVPRFCADSIFPRLDFNAYPPAQFILVYDVHGNHWKFRHIYRGTPRRHLLTTGWSKFVNSKKLIAGDSVVFMRNSSGQILVGIRRTSRFCGPLDYSPCGPSAAALVNRGSLLAGTEGFSSNARGRVPATSVVAAVRLAGMDLPFKVLYYARAGSSDFVVAAESVEVAMSVRWTTGMRVRMSVETEDSARMTWYEGRVSSVRMNSVDLWPRSPWRMLEVTWDEPEILQNVGNVSPWQVVLVSGSPQIESQFSVIKRIKMLESSEFCGDREGDILFPVTELKSTIVGSLPSSVFSYSVFPAGMQGARHYSIGTPNLCDSIMNTNRRVLNDLQGVNALQKDDVSVELKIGGTSQSGGSSPPSQGGIQVLDRKITEPGSDPVKKTSTGSIQLFGQVIHIDQPTNDDANRVYEDTEGGDGSHGSSFHYPHKQLVIQCPRVSAIGACQ